In Fibrobacterota bacterium, the genomic window CGGATCTCCTTCTTCAAGATCTTCAAATCGATTCCACCGCCCGGATGTTGCATCGCATCCCGAAGGGCATTATTAATTAGAGTCTGATAGGGAATATGCTTCCGACTGGATAAAGTCTGGAAGTATTCCAAAATATCGGCATCGAGGCGCAACGTCTTCTGCACCTTGTTCTCGCGGAAGAACTTTCCCCGTTCCCCGGCACTGAAATCGTACTCCTTCTTCATCGTTCTCCTCCTGGCACTTTCACATACTGCTTGCGTTCCTTCATAGTGGCTTTGCGCGCCGAAATGAGGCGGACTACTTCTTCTTCCTCTTTACCCCGATTGGTATGTACCACCACCAATACAAGCTGGCTTCCCGCTTGTCCAACGGTTACCCATCGTTCTTCCTCTTCCGAATGCTCCTCATCCGGAATGGACAGCGCCAGAGGGTCGCCGAAAACCAATCTGGCAAGTTCGAAGGAGATGCCGTGCTATTTGCGGTTGCTTTCGGCCTTCTTAGGATCCCATTCGAAGCGCATGTAGGCAGTATAACTACATTGTAGCTACAAGCTAGATTCGAGGCATTCAGCTTGGTATTTAGGCGTTACTTCCCGTGGGAGGCGAGTCTCAAAGCCCTGTCAATGCGGCGCGCCCAGCTCGTAAACCGCCAGGACCGAATCCGCGGTCCCTTCGGGGCTGAGCCGGAAGCCGAGGCCCCGGCAAAGGGCCTGCATCGCCTGGTTGGATTCCAGGATATGCGCCACCACGCGTTCCATGCCTTCCGCCACGGCGACCTGGAGCAGGCGCCGAACCAACTCTTTCCCAAGTCCCTGGCTTTGATAGCCATCCTCGACCAAGAGGGAGAGTTCGGCTTCCTGGCCCCCGCGCTTCTTGACCAAGCGGGCCACGGCGGAAACCTCGGGCTGTCCGGCGCCCGCTGCTTCCGTCACCGCGATCAGGGCCAGGTTGCGATCGTAATCGTTGAAGCAGATGCGCACCAGGCGATCGTGGGCCACGCGATGATCGAGGTGCGTGGTCCGCAAGTACCGGTTATAAACGGTCCGCTCCGATAAGCGGCCATGGAAGCGGGCGATCAAGGGTTCGTCCTCCGGACGGATGGGGCGGAGCAAAACCCGGCGGCCGTCTCGCAACGAGAAGTTCCACATGTATTGGGACGGATAGGGGCGGATGGCCGGGCGCGTGAGGCCGTCCAAGTCGACATCCCGTTCGTGGAGGATGACGCGGGCATCCAAGGCGATCTGCACCTTGTCCGAAACCAGGAAGGGATTGATGTCGATTTCCTTGATGCGGGGATTCTCCAGCATGATGTAGCTGAAACGCACCAGGGTCTCCTGGAGGGCTTTGAGGTCCACGCGCGGCTTGCCCCGCGCGCCCTGCAAGGCCCGGAAGACGCGCGTGCGTTCCATCAGCAGGCGCGCGAGGTTGGTGTTGAGCGGCGGCAGGGCCAGGCTGGTATCCTGCATCACCTCCACCAAGGTACCGCCCCAGCCGAATAGGACGACTGGTCCGAACTGGGGATTAACGTTCCCCCCCAGGATCAGCTCATAGCCTTTTTCGCGGATCATGGGTTGTACGCTTACTCCTTGGAAATGCTGGGCGCCCGCCTTCGTGGCCACCGAAGCCCGTATCGCCTGGAAGGCTTTCCGCACCTGTTCGGCATCCCTCAGATCGAGCACCACGCCATCCACGTCGGTCTTATGGGTCAGGGTTTCGCTATGCAACTTGAGGACCACCGGATAACCGATGGATGCGGCCTTTTCGGCGGCATCCGCTTCCGAATGCGCCACGGCCGTCTCCACCACGGGCACGCCGTAGGCCTTCAATACGCGTTTCGATTCCCATTCGGTCAGGGTGGCGCGGCCCGCTTCCCATGGTCCCGCCAGGATGGCCTCGACCGCCGAGCGGCGTTCGCGGGCATCTTCCTCCTTACCGGGCATCCGGGGGGTCTCATACAAGTTACGGAGGTTCTTCTGGTAGGCGGCCATGTAATTGAAAATCCGGGCCGCCGTGTCCGGGAAGGGGAAGGTGGGAATGCCTGCGCCGTTCAATAGCTTTATGCCCTCATCCATGCTGGCGCCGCCCATCCAGCTGGCGAGGAGAGGCGTATCCGAAGGCCGCTCCAGCGAGGCCATCTTCTGCGCGGTGACGGCGGGATCGGTCATGGCCTGCACGGTGAGTATGGCAAGCACGCCATCGCTGGCGGGATCGGCCAGGGCGATGCGGACGGCTTCGGTGAACCGATCCGGATCGGCGTCCCCGATCACGTCGATGGGATTGTTGTGGCTCCAATGCGGAGGAAGGATGGCGTCCAGGGCCTTGGAGGTCTCGGGCGTCAATGGCGCGAGGCTGCCGCCGTCCCGGATCAAGGCGTCCACGCAGAGCACGCCGGGGCCGCCGGCGTTGGTGACCACGGTGAGTTTGGGCCCCTTGGGCCGAGGCTGCTGCCCCAGGCTCGAGGCCAGGTAGAATAGTTCGGCGATGGAATCCACGCGCTGCACGCCTACGCGGCGGAAGGCCGCGTCCAACACGGCGTCGCTGCCGGCCAGGGTGCCCGTATGGGAAGAGACCGCCTTGGCGGCTTCTTCGGTGCGGCCGCCCTTGATGACGATGATGGGTTTGGAAAGGGCCACCTCGCGCGCCGAGGAAAGGAAGGCGCGGGCGTCGCCGATGGTCTCCATGTAGAGGAGGATGGCCTTGGTGTTCGGATCATCCCCGAAATAATCGATCAGGTCGCCCCAGCCCACGTCCATCATCGATCCGGTGGAAACGAATCCGCTGAAGCCGATGCCCGCCTTCAGGCTCCAGTCCAAAATGGCGGTGCAGAGGGCCCCGCTCTGGCTCAGGAAGGCCAGGTTCCCCGGCCGGGCCACGTCCCCGGCGAAGGTGGCGTTCAGCCCTAAAAGCGGGTTCATGATGCCCAGGCAGTTCGGCCCGATGATACGGAGCTTTCCCCGGGCCTTCAGCATCACTTCCTGCTCGATGGCCAAACCGGCCGGGCCCGTCTCCCGGAAGCCGGCGGAAATGATCACCGCCGCCTGGACTCCCATGTCCACGCATTCCTGGATCAGGCCGGGCACGCTGGCGGCCGGGGTGATGATGATGGCCAAATCCACGGGGTCGGGAATGCGGGTGAGGGAGGGGTAGGCCTTGACATCGGCGACGCTGGGGCGGGCGGGGTTTACCGGGACGATGGGCACCCCGGACGGATTCCGCAACAGGTTGCGGAACACGGCGCGGCCGACGCTGCCTTGCTTGTCTGTCGCTCCCACAACGGCCACGCGGCGCGGATGGAAAAAAGGGAAGAGGCCATTGTGGCCTTGGCTCAGGATCTCGTGGGAAGGATCGCGATCGGCGGGACGGATGGCCTCGGGTTCCATATTCTCCTCAAAGAAGACTCAGTAAATATCACTATATCGGAGGACCATCGGCCCAGATAATCATTTTGCCATGATGGCAAAAACGGGACCCGCGTCAAGGCATTCGACAGTAAGATACTGCCCAATCATATGGGCAAAAACAAGTTCACCTTCCGATCCTTCCCGCGCCTCGTACCTGCTGCGGCCGCATTCATCCTCGCGGGATTTCTTTGTTCAAAATGCACCCAACCCGAAGAGGAAAACGTTTGCCCGAGCGATAGCACGGAAATCCTCCTTACCTATCCCAAAGGCGGGGAGTCTTTCAAGATCGGGGATACCCTGAGGGTAAAGTGGAAGTTGTGCAATTATGGTCCTTCGGAAATCACCGCCGTGGACCCGTTGTTCTCACCCGATAGCGGGAAGACCTGGTGCTTTTTGCAGCAGAACTCCATTCCCGTGGGGTCCGCGAGCTTCGGGAATTACGCCTGGAAGATCCCCGACAGTATCGGATTGCAAGGCGTGTTCTTCCAATTGAAGAACAACCCCAAATGCCGGTTCCGGGTGGAACAGTACACTCCCGTGAGCGAAAAGCAACGCTCCACCAGCGGCATCTTCACCATAAAATAAGGTCTTCTCAGGGCGCCGCTTTGCGGCCCAGGATATTCACAAAGATATCGGACGACCCTTGCCCCATGGCCGGATAGAGGATGAGGGTAGGCCCTCCCTCCCCGTTCACTAGCTGCAGCCTTCCTTGCCTTGGCTCCGGCGCGCGCGCCAGGTAGGTAGCCCCATCCGGGAACCATCCCTTGGACTGGATCACCGCCAAGGCGCGCTTGGCCCATTCCCCATGGCCCAAGGTGGTGGCCGTATAATGGTGGTCATCCAGCATTTCCAATCCCTGGGTTTCCACCAGGGCGCTGAAGGGAAGCTTAATCGGCACCGAATCGATCTGCTGATCGACGATCTTGGGCCAGGGTTCGGTCAGGGCGTACATCCCCGAGGCGCCGGCTTCATAATGGCCCATCACGAAGGGAAGGTTCGGCTCCCCGATTTCGGCGCGCATATCCTTCACCATTTGGGTGATGTCGGCGGAGAAGTTCCGGCAAATCGCTTCCGAGGTGCGGGTGGCCTCGATGGTGCCCAGCATGCAGAAGATGCCGCCCAAGGTCGCGGTCTTCCGTACTTCCTTGGCCGCGGTGGTGATTTCGTTATAAAGCTGGCTGCCTTTCCAATACCGGTTGCTATCGCCGGGCATGCCCGAGGTATTGTTGTCGACCGAGCCATGGCACGTTCCGGATAGGCTCGCGTTGTCGATGGCGCCGATGTAGTAGGAAGGATATGCCGCCGCCAGCGCCTTGAGGTTGGGCATGCCGCCGCCGCCGCAGCCGCGGCCGCTTAATCCATTAGCCAGGTTGCCCGGGACTTCCTTGGCCAAGACCCATTGCTTGTCGCTCATCCAGTGGTAGTTCCAGACGCGCGGATTGGTGACGTTATCGCTATGGTTGATGTCCCGGCCCGCCATGTTGGAATGGCCGATGAACAGGAACACCACGAACTTGTCTTTGGGAACGGCAACGCCCCCCAGGTTGACCTGGGCGGTCGCGACCTGCAGCAAAAGCATGGCGATGGATAAAATTCTATACATGGAAGAATCCCTCTCGAACCCGTCCAACCCCTGGACCGAATGCCGCCCCTAACATATCGACTTGGCCCTGATCGGCGTCAGGGATAATCGCCCGGAATGCGGGAAGATATTCCGAATTGGGTATGTTTAGCCGGCTCTCGGCAAAAAAGGACATGCGCGTTCAGAGCGGTGAGCGAATGAACCTTGGCGCCGCGACCGGAGCACGGGCGATGTTATGACAGAGGGGCTTCCACCGACTCGAATTTCTTGCCGAAAACGGAAACGGCCACGTCCGTGAGGGGATCCTGCTCGGCGAGCAGATTCCCCTTCAGATCCCAATAGGTTTTCACGGGCCGCAAAGGCTCGTGTTCATTCCCGCCTCCCCGGATATGCTCGACCTCGATGACCTGGATCAATTTCGCCTTAATGTCGTTGCGCATGCAGTTCTCCCTAGTTCCCGAAAACTAATTAAGCGGGTACCGGGAATGAAAGAGGGGGCTTGGAAAAAGGCTAGGCTCGGAACCGGGTCTTCCGCTTTCAGCGGAAGCGGGTCTTATCCAGGGCCTTCATGTAGGCGGCCTCCTGGGTCACCTTACCGGCCTTGATCATTTCGAGCAGGCAATCGTCCATGCTGACCATGCCCAGCCCCCGATTGGTCTGCATCACCGAGTTGAGCTTGAGGGTTTCACCCGCGCGGATGATTCCCCCCAAGGCCGAGCAATGCAGTAGGATCTCATGAGCGGCCCAACGGCGGGTGCCGTCCGCGCTCTTGAGCAATTGCTGCGCGACCACGCCCTTCAGGCAGTTGGCCAGCAGGGAGCGGATCTGGTTCTTCTTCTTGGCCGGGAACACGTCGATGATGCGGTCGATGGTCTTGGCGGCCGAGTTGGTATGCAGGGTGCCGAATACCAGGATGCCCATTTCGGCCGCGGTGAGGGCCAATTCGATGGTTTCGCGATCGCGCATTTCGCCCACCAGGACGATGTTGACGTCGCTTTTGATGGCCCCTTTGAGGCCGGCCATGAAGGATTCCGTATCCTCTCCCACCTCCCGATGCGAGACGACCGAGCGTTTGCACTGATGCACGAACTCCACCGGCTCCTCGATGGTGATGATCTTGCGGCAATGGTTGGAGTTGATATGGTCGATGATGGCGGCCAAGGTGGTGGATTTGCCCGAGCCCGTGGGACCGGTGACCACCACCAGGCCCGAGGCGAGCTCGGCGAAGGATTTGAATACGTCGGGAGCGCCCAACTGCTCCAGGGACAACACCTTGCTCGGGATGATGCGGAAGACGGCCCCATAGCCGGTGTATTGCCGCAAGTAGTTCGCGCGGAAGCGCGCTTCATCCCCCATGGCGTAGGCGAAATCGAGATCGCCCCCGTTCTCGAATTTCTCCCAACGCTCCGTGCCCGCGATTTCGCCCAACAGTTCGCGCATCCGCTCGGGACCCAGGACCGGGAGGGGAAGGTCCATCAAATCCCCGTTCACGCGCGCTTTCGGGATGCGTCCCTCTTCCAGGTGCAGGTCCGATCCGCCCATGCGGGTCATCTCCCGGAACAATGCGTCGATTTGGGCCATGCCTATCTCCGCCCCAGGTATTTCTCGAAGTCCTTGGGATTGGTGGCCCGGCACATCGCTTCCGCAGGATTGACCAAGCCGCGATCCACCAGATAGCGCAGGGAATCGTCCAGCAAGATCATGCCGGCCGTCTTGCCGGTGAGCATGGCCGTGCCCAATTGATGTACCTCATCCTTGCGGATCATGTTGGCGACCGCGGTCGTGACCGTCAAAACCTCGAAAGCCGGAAGCATTCCCTCCCCGTCGGTACGGGGCAGGAGCTGTTGGGAGATCACCCCGCGCAGCGATTCCGAGATCATGTTGCGTACGATGCCTTGCTCTTCGGGCGGGAAGCTGTCGATCAGGCGGTTCAAGGTGCGGGTGGCATTGGTGGTGTTCATGGTCCCGAAGACCAGATGCCCGGTCTCCGCGGCCGAGACGGCCACGCGTATGGTGTCCAGGTCCCGCAATTCCGAAATGACGATGATGTCCGGGTCCTCGCGGAGTGCCGCGCGCAGGGCCGCGTCATGGGACAAGGTGTGCGGCCCGATCTGCCGCTGGGTGATGCGGCAGTTGGAGGGCGGATAGATGATCTCGATCGGCTCCTCGATGGTGATGATATGGTCATGCCGCTCGCTGTTCACGATGTCAACCAGGGTGGCCAAGGTGGAGGTCTTGCCGCAGCCTACCGGACCCGTCACCAAGACCAGGCCCTGGGCCCATTTGGTCAGCTCGCGGCAGGATTCCGGAAGGCCGGCCTCTTCCATGCTGCGGATGCGGTCCGGGATGACCCGCGCCGTCACGTCCCACCCGCGCCTTTGCTTGAGAAGGGTGACACGGTAACGCCCATGATGCGGTAACGTGTAGATGAACTCGAGATCGCCTTTGTCCTCGAAGGCCAGGAATTGCTCCCCGCCGAGGGCGCTTTCGACCCAACCCCGGATGCTGGTTTGGCTCAACGGCTCCGCGGAGACGGCTTGCAGGGCCCCGTAGCGGCGCAGCATGATGGGGTTTCCCGCGGAGAGATGCAGATCCGCGGCATGCTGTTGGCGCGCATAGGCCAACAATTCCCCCCAGGAGCTTCCGGGGCCTATGCTCGCGGGCGCGTCCACACGCGGCCCGTCGGCGGCGGGTCGATCCTCGCGGACCAAGCGTGCCGTGGCCGGCGAAGGCGCCGCGGAAAGAGGTGGCGCCGCGGAATGCGATTGCGCCGAGGCGGGCGAGGCGGGAAGCGATGCGGCCGGCGCATTCGGAACGGTTTTCTCCGGGGCAGGGAGGTGCGCGGATTCCGCCGCGCGTTTGCGCATCTCATGCTCCGCCCGGCTGGTCTTGCGCGCTTCAGGCTGGACGTCCTCCGCCACCGGAATCCAATTCTCCTCGACCACGTCGGTAATGGAGGGATCGCGTTGTACGATCGGTTCGGCGGGTAGGCCCGGCCCCGAATCGGGTTCGATGGCCATCGCCGCAGGCGCGGGAGCCTGGATGGATTCGAGGTAGGTACGGAGTTCGTAGTAGGTCGGTTCGGGAAGGACGCCTATTTCGACCAGCAGCAATGCGACATCCTTCTCGGCCGATACTTGGGGCCATACGGAAAGGATCTGCTCCCGGGACGCCAGTTGGTGGGAGAGGAGCAAGTTCGCGGCAAGTTGGTTGTCAATCATTCGAATCCGATAGGAAACCCATCCCATTATCCATAGTGGACGGTCGCTTGCAAAGCCGGAAAGCGGGGGGAGTAGCCCTCCATTCCGGAAGCATTGCCCCCTTTTCGGAAACCGAAGCTCCTGCTTCGGGAGCCGCTGGCCTCGGATTTGCTAAATTGCGTGGGTCCCAGGGCGGCATACATGCGTTTCCAGACCAAATTGATGGCGGTTTTCATCCTCCTGCTCTTAAGCGTAGTGGGGTTGATGGCGTTCTTTAATTTCCAGAACGCGAAGAAGTTGCTTGGCGAGGTCGAAGCGGACATGCAGGAGATCGTCAATACCGTGCACTTCTCCACGCGTAAGCTCTCGACCGAAAAGGGGCCGGACCGGGAGTTCCTGGAAAAATTCATCGAGGAATTCAAAGCCAAGAAGGGCGTGAAGGAAGTCTCCATCGTGAGCAATCGCCACGAAGTGATCGCCTCCAGCAATCCCAAGCGCATCGGCCGCAAGGACCAGGGCTTATCGGGCAAGGAGATCGTGGTGCAGGAGGAATTCGGCGCGCCCGATTCGACCCGCGAGGGCGGGCACCGGCTGCGCTATGAGGTCCGTATGCCGCTCATCCGCGATGATCGGGTCATCGGCCTGGTGCAGACTTCCATCGCCCTCACCGATTTCCGCAGCCTTCTGCGCGAAGCCTACGTGAAGAACCTGGGCATCGCCATCACCGCCTTGTTGGTCGCCTGCGGGGCCTCCTTCTTCATCCTGTACCGGCTCAACAAGCCCATCCGTTCCCTGAGCGCCGCCGCCGACCGCGTTTCCTTCGGCGATCTCACCGTGAAGATCCCCGATCTGGGGCGCGACGAGATGGGTCGATTGGCTGCCTCCTTCAACGGCATGATCACCAAGCTGGCCGAGCGGCAAACCCTGGAGGATCGCGTCCGCGGCCTGGAGCGACAGGCCATCCTCGCCGAATTGGCTTCCACCTTGGCCCACGAGATCCGCAATCCGCTCAACCTGATCAACCTGACCGCCGATCATCTGGGCGATCAGTTCCAGCCCGAAGAACCCGAACGGCGCATCGATTACCAAGGCCTGGTCGGCTCCCTGAAATCGGAAGTGAAGCATCTCAACCAGGTGGTGGGCGATTTCCTGGCCTTGGGCCGCCCGCATAAATTGAACAAGGCGGATTTCCGGCTGGAAAGCCTGCTGGAACAGGTGGAGATGATGGTCAAGCAGCATCTGGCCACCAAAGGGATCCGCTTCGCCATCGATTGCCCCGAGGACCTGCGCGTCATCGCCGATCAGGAGCAAATCCGCTTGGTGCTCCTGAACCTGTTGTTGAACTCCATCGAAGCCGTGGGGCCGGGCGGCCGCATCCGCATCCGCGCCCGATTGGATGAGGTCGGTACCCTCAGCCTTTCCATCATCGACGACGG contains:
- a CDS encoding PilT/PilU family type 4a pilus ATPase; the encoded protein is MIDNQLAANLLLSHQLASREQILSVWPQVSAEKDVALLLVEIGVLPEPTYYELRTYLESIQAPAPAAMAIEPDSGPGLPAEPIVQRDPSITDVVEENWIPVAEDVQPEARKTSRAEHEMRKRAAESAHLPAPEKTVPNAPAASLPASPASAQSHSAAPPLSAAPSPATARLVREDRPAADGPRVDAPASIGPGSSWGELLAYARQQHAADLHLSAGNPIMLRRYGALQAVSAEPLSQTSIRGWVESALGGEQFLAFEDKGDLEFIYTLPHHGRYRVTLLKQRRGWDVTARVIPDRIRSMEEAGLPESCRELTKWAQGLVLVTGPVGCGKTSTLATLVDIVNSERHDHIITIEEPIEIIYPPSNCRITQRQIGPHTLSHDAALRAALREDPDIIVISELRDLDTIRVAVSAAETGHLVFGTMNTTNATRTLNRLIDSFPPEEQGIVRNMISESLRGVISQQLLPRTDGEGMLPAFEVLTVTTAVANMIRKDEVHQLGTAMLTGKTAGMILLDDSLRYLVDRGLVNPAEAMCRATNPKDFEKYLGRR
- a CDS encoding BrnA antitoxin family protein, coding for MKKEYDFSAGERGKFFRENKVQKTLRLDADILEYFQTLSSRKHIPYQTLINNALRDAMQHPGGGIDLKILKKEIRSAVQSALRK
- a CDS encoding HAMP domain-containing protein, which produces MRFQTKLMAVFILLLLSVVGLMAFFNFQNAKKLLGEVEADMQEIVNTVHFSTRKLSTEKGPDREFLEKFIEEFKAKKGVKEVSIVSNRHEVIASSNPKRIGRKDQGLSGKEIVVQEEFGAPDSTREGGHRLRYEVRMPLIRDDRVIGLVQTSIALTDFRSLLREAYVKNLGIAITALLVACGASFFILYRLNKPIRSLSAAADRVSFGDLTVKIPDLGRDEMGRLAASFNGMITKLAERQTLEDRVRGLERQAILAELASTLAHEIRNPLNLINLTADHLGDQFQPEEPERRIDYQGLVGSLKSEVKHLNQVVGDFLALGRPHKLNKADFRLESLLEQVEMMVKQHLATKGIRFAIDCPEDLRVIADQEQIRLVLLNLLLNSIEAVGPGGRIRIRARLDEVGTLSLSIIDDGKGVEPENLELIFEPYFTKRPGGTGLGLALVRRILDEHGGRIEARNNPDVGLTMELTMPAGKA
- a CDS encoding PilT/PilU family type 4a pilus ATPase, yielding MAQIDALFREMTRMGGSDLHLEEGRIPKARVNGDLMDLPLPVLGPERMRELLGEIAGTERWEKFENGGDLDFAYAMGDEARFRANYLRQYTGYGAVFRIIPSKVLSLEQLGAPDVFKSFAELASGLVVVTGPTGSGKSTTLAAIIDHINSNHCRKIITIEEPVEFVHQCKRSVVSHREVGEDTESFMAGLKGAIKSDVNIVLVGEMRDRETIELALTAAEMGILVFGTLHTNSAAKTIDRIIDVFPAKKKNQIRSLLANCLKGVVAQQLLKSADGTRRWAAHEILLHCSALGGIIRAGETLKLNSVMQTNRGLGMVSMDDCLLEMIKAGKVTQEAAYMKALDKTRFR
- a CDS encoding bifunctional acetate--CoA ligase family protein/GNAT family N-acetyltransferase, which codes for MEPEAIRPADRDPSHEILSQGHNGLFPFFHPRRVAVVGATDKQGSVGRAVFRNLLRNPSGVPIVPVNPARPSVADVKAYPSLTRIPDPVDLAIIITPAASVPGLIQECVDMGVQAAVIISAGFRETGPAGLAIEQEVMLKARGKLRIIGPNCLGIMNPLLGLNATFAGDVARPGNLAFLSQSGALCTAILDWSLKAGIGFSGFVSTGSMMDVGWGDLIDYFGDDPNTKAILLYMETIGDARAFLSSAREVALSKPIIVIKGGRTEEAAKAVSSHTGTLAGSDAVLDAAFRRVGVQRVDSIAELFYLASSLGQQPRPKGPKLTVVTNAGGPGVLCVDALIRDGGSLAPLTPETSKALDAILPPHWSHNNPIDVIGDADPDRFTEAVRIALADPASDGVLAILTVQAMTDPAVTAQKMASLERPSDTPLLASWMGGASMDEGIKLLNGAGIPTFPFPDTAARIFNYMAAYQKNLRNLYETPRMPGKEEDARERRSAVEAILAGPWEAGRATLTEWESKRVLKAYGVPVVETAVAHSEADAAEKAASIGYPVVLKLHSETLTHKTDVDGVVLDLRDAEQVRKAFQAIRASVATKAGAQHFQGVSVQPMIREKGYELILGGNVNPQFGPVVLFGWGGTLVEVMQDTSLALPPLNTNLARLLMERTRVFRALQGARGKPRVDLKALQETLVRFSYIMLENPRIKEIDINPFLVSDKVQIALDARVILHERDVDLDGLTRPAIRPYPSQYMWNFSLRDGRRVLLRPIRPEDEPLIARFHGRLSERTVYNRYLRTTHLDHRVAHDRLVRICFNDYDRNLALIAVTEAAGAGQPEVSAVARLVKKRGGQEAELSLLVEDGYQSQGLGKELVRRLLQVAVAEGMERVVAHILESNQAMQALCRGLGFRLSPEGTADSVLAVYELGAPH